Below is a window of Cygnus atratus isolate AKBS03 ecotype Queensland, Australia chromosome 3, CAtr_DNAZoo_HiC_assembly, whole genome shotgun sequence DNA.
GTCCCGAGGTGTCTCTGAAACAAGAGCTTAGTCGAGAGCTAAAGACGAAGACCGTGTTTTTGAGGCTAATTAGTATTCCCCGGTTTTATTAGATGGtaatcagcattttaattatgGGGTTTGGGCCATGGCTTTTCTCCGTCTGCTGCAAGGGGAACGTCCCTTGTCCCTGCAGGGATTTGCCTTCGTCATCTCTTTAGGCAAGCTTTGATCCCAGGCAGGTGGGACTGCTGCCGGGTGCCTTGCAGGTTGTCTGTACGCTCCCTGTTGTACACAGGGCAACCCAGGAGAGCCCTGAACCTCCCAACCCAGGTAGCAATGTCCTCCTTGCCTGCAGCTTGGGACCCTTCACCTGCCCTCAGAGCCCCCCTGGGCAGAGAGCAAGGCTCCCCCCTGCCTAAGCATCTGGTGATGAGTTGGGTCTCTCTGCTGTGCAGTTTGCTGTGACCTtgaaggaaattcttccctcagagggcggtgaggcactggcacaggctgcccggagaagctgtggatgccccatccctggaggtgttcaaggccaggctggacgaggccctgggcaacctgatctggtgggcGGCATCCCTgctatggcagggggttggaactgggggggctttgaggtcccttccatcccaaaccgttctgtgattctgttcttctttctctgcacagctgaGCCAGTAATTGATGTTTTTATATGGGGCTACGTAGCAGCTTAATTCAAATCACTTTCTGTTGTGGAAGAAATCTTTCTGGGCCTCCCCAGTAAAGCACTGCGCTATAAAATTTTTCAGTAGCAGATTTTTGCCTCCTCTTCCACATGGAACGTGCTCAGACTAATGAATTAAATTATGCAAGGCCCAAGCACTGCCTCTCATCCATCCACGCAGCCACGCTGCCCACACCCCACTGAGCCTGGGGTTCCCCTGATCGCATGCTGTCACGTCCCCTTGAGCTTCTTTCCAAATGGCATTTAGGGCTGACAGAGAGCAGCAATCGTAGACAGATAGGGTGTGATGCCTTCCAGCTGAAAGCAGCGGCCCCAGGAGACAGCAGCAATCAGCCCTGGAAGCGGCTCTTCTTTCCGTCAGCTGTTGAGCAAATGGGGTGCTGAGAAGCCAAGAAAGATGTCTCCGTCTCAGCTGGGGAGTAACGGGGAGGACTCGCTGTCTGCTTCATGTCCTCCAGGCTACCCAGCGAGACACCACGTTCACAAACGCATCAGTGCAGAAAGAGAAGTGttagttgttttgttctggtttctgCGAGACCTGGAGTTCGTGCAGTCACTCCTTTGCGTGCCTTCCTCCAACTTCTGCGCCTTTTGGCTAATTCAGTGAAActggcaggagggcagaggTCCCAAAGGCACGCGGTTCTTAAAACTGCCGTGAAAATCAGCAGCTAAGGTGAGGAGCGAGGCCCATGTTAGTGCCCCAGTGAGTGTAAGTTGGGTACAGCTTCagtcccttctcctttccccagaaATGGTCCCGCAGCATGGACAACCGATGTCTCCATCACTCACCAGAGCGTGCCACATGGCCAGCCAGGCAGGAGGGGTTAGCTGGGAGAAATTGTAGGAAGATGGGACTTGGAGATGCAGACTTAGTAAGATCCGGGCTCCAGTGTGACTTTTGCTCACGGCACAGCTcgtttttgtgttttctgaaacGCCAGAACCTGGAGAGGCAGCTCCAGCAGACGAAAGCCGCCTATCAGCTGAACCAGGAGAAGCTGGAGTACAACCTTCAGGTGCTTAAGAAGCAGGATGAGGAGAACACCATCACCAGAGcccagcagaagaggaagatcAACAGGTAACAAAAACATCCCTGGAAGATGGGCTCTGCCTTACCCGCTGTCACCTcccagtattttttattttttattttgttgtggaAACTGCCCCCTGGCACAGGCCGGTGACCTCTGTCCCAGCCCACCCCAGGGCAGGGCCATCCCCAAAGCAGTTTGAATAAGCCAGCAGTGGGGAAACTCTGCCAGCTGGGTCAGGGTCAGTCAGGCCTTGGCACTGAGTAGTCCCTAGCAGATAGGCAGCCCCAAGTCCCAGAGCTTTCATCCACGCCGGAATTGCCCAGAGGTGCCTCCTCGGGAATCCCCAGCTTTGCTGTCCCTCTTCAGGCTCCGCAGCTTACTCAACAACCTGAGAACAAAACTGGACAAACAAGAGAAGCAGTTCAGGGAGGAGAACCGGAGCCTGGCAGCTGACTGCGAGCGCATCACAGGACAGTGCAAGGAGGTGCAGAAGAGGATGAGGTGGGCTGCGTGCGGAGGCCTGGCCACCCACCCCTGATGAGGCCTCAGAGTGAGGTACAAAGGGAAGCTGACTCGTTTTGGGGCACAGAGCCTGCTGCCATggtgctttctctcttctgcacaGGCACTTCGCTGCTAGCGACGCTGAGAAGTTCACGGAGGTCTGGCTTATGAACGAGGAGGAAGCCAAATGGCTGATGCGGAAAGCCCTCGATGCAGATCGCATCATTCAcacccagcagctggggctgccctgggaagagCCTCGGTACCGGTTCCTCAACAACGTCGGCCCCCTCAGGCGTTACAAGGCAAAGAGGATGGCGACCAAGCTGGCTGCTGAGGTCCTGGCAGGTGGGACACAGCCTCAGTGCCCCTGTCACCCCTGCGGCACTGGGAGACCCTCACCTTCCTCCATGAGAGCCCCTTCTGTCTCTCCGTTCCGTCTCCCCTGCCTTTGCCATCGCAAGGTGGGATCTTACTGACTCTGTGAGCCCAGCCAGGGTCTGGAATGTGTCCAGCTCTGAGTTGGCTCATGCCGAGGCAGCCTGGGGAGCCAGCGTCTCCCAGGTCCAAGTGAGCTACCCCAGAGCCAGTTCGCATCCTGGGCTCTTTGGGGTGCTTTCCGGGTCTCAGGGAGCAGCTGTGATTTCCCCGGTGGACTCCTACAGTGTTCAGTGCTGGTTTGGGGAGCACAGTCAAAGCATATAAAGACTTCTGCAAAccctttttctgtgtttcagagagcagctgtggaggagaggaggagaaggaggaagaggaggagaaggagaaagaggaggagaaggaggaagaggaggagaaggaggaagaggaggagaaggagaaagaggaggagaaagagaaagaggaggagaaggagaaagagaagaaggaagaagtgggcagtggagaaggaggaaaagaaaacatagcaaaggctgaggagaaggaagaagtgagtgacagagaaagaaggaaagaaagcacagcaaaggCTGGGGATAGAGTCACACCTCTGCAAAATATCTCCAAGAAGACTGCCAAGAGGATCCTGGAGCTCATGAGCGACGAGTCGGTGAGTGACGATGCAGCACCTGCCCTGATCAGGAAGGGCAGGCTGCCGAGGAGCATCCTCacgctgcccagctcctgccagccctcccCATTCAGGCTGCGCTTGCAGGGTGGTGCAGCCATACCacgggctggctgcagggggctgagcTCTGGACGTGGACGGAGACGCTCCTGTTTCTATGCTTCCTCTTTGTGTGTCTCCCGAGGGTTTCCTCATTGAGAGAAAGCTGCTGAGGCCGCTGCGCGCACTGGGAAAGCACGAACGCACCCTCCTGAGGCTCGACTCCATCTTCTCGGTGAGTTGTCAgttcacagaatcccagaatcacctaggttggaagagacctccaagatcacccagtccaacctctgacctaacaccaacaagtcctccactaaaccgtatcactgagctctacatctaaacctgtcaggggctgcagggatgcgTTTCCTGTGGGAAGGCTGCCAGTCACATGTGAAAGCTCTGCATGCAGGACACGGTGGCCCAAGAAATGGCCCAAAAAATGACTCGGTGCATTTCGGGAGGGACAAATAGATGTAGGCTGGAAAACCCACGTTGTCTCAGAGATGCTAGCCGCGTTCCTCTGCCCCCCAGGCCCTCGAGATCGACAGTGAGGATGACCTGCACCAGCTGGTGGATTTCTTCCTGAAGTACAAAGCCCAGGAGGCGGCTCTCAGCCAGGTGGGACTGCAGAGACAGCAGTGGGGAGAGCCAACAGAGAAGGGGGTGTGGAGAAGGGGAAGCAGAACATCGCCTGAACCCCTGGGGCAAGGAACGTTATGGTGACCCTGAAATGTTTCCCTGTgacaggaggaaggaggtgAACGGTGCCGGGGCCGCCCTGCAGCCACACACCCGGGGACATAACCCACCAGGTGTGGGGAAACCAGGCCAGCacgcccagccccagcccttccAGGGGCTCATGACAGGGCAGTAGTGGAGGTGGAGCTGGGTTGATcccaacaaaacatttaaaccAGGTCCCTCATTTTAGCAATTctgtccccagggatgtagCCAGGCAATGCCAGTCGACCTCCAAGCTGGAGAACACCCTGGCCCATTTTCTGTGGTGCAAAGCAGAGCCTATGGTAAAAATGAGGCTGAGGGGTCGTGAGGATCTTCTGCCGTGGCTGCCCAGGGCCTCTTGCACACGCGTTCTTGCCCGGGCTCCCTAAATATGCTAGAGGACAAAGCTGCAGGTGGCTGGAAGCCCAAGGTGGcttttggggaggaggaggtggtagAAGGGCACCGTGCCCAGCCTGCTGACCTTCCTTCCACAACCAGGGAAGCCCAGGTGGAGAAGATGTCACGGATCTGGGGGAGGACAGAGCGGGCAGTGAGTCCGGTGCCCAGAGTGATGAGCTCAAAGCTCCTCAGAGACCGCTGGGCTCCCTTCCGTCTGCGTACATCCGCGCTGATGATGTCCTAAGGATCCTGAAAGCGTTCGTTGTTCAGGGCTTTGACAAGCCGAGGTAGGActaagggcagagcagagcacttCTCACTGGGAGAGAGCCAGACAGCGCTGGGACAAGGGGACAAGGGGCTTTGGGGTTGTGTGGGCAGGGTTAGGGGACACCGCATTGCCCTTGAGGCAGCTGATCCCACAGCAGCTGCGGGGTCGTGCTCATTCGTGTGATGATGGCGAAGGTGCTCAGTGCAGCTGAAGGCTACGGGGCTGTTTGTCACCCACGAAGGACTGCACCCCTCGGGGCTTTGTTCTCTGTCCCTCAGGGAGGAGGACAGGTCAGCAGAGGAGGTGCGACAGGTTCGGGACAGCTCCGAGGACGGGGAGTACTGGGAAGCCCTGGCACACGTTATCCCAGAGACAACTCTGAAGCTGTGGGACGCGCTGGCGGCGGCACTGGAGGAATATTAGTGAGTGTCTGGCTCCTGGGGACGGGGCAGGCCCAGGAGGGGCTGACCCTGTGGCCTTGCTGTGAGAGGGGTTTGCCAACGTGGCTGACGCTGCTCCTGCGGGCAGGGGCTCAGCAGGGACCTCTGCGACGTCCCCTGGGTGGCCGAGGGGGTGACTAGGAGCGGTGTGCGGGGCTGCCTTTGTGGGGGCGCCGGCTCTCGGTGGCAGGAGagcggtgctggtgctgggtcTGTGCTGGAGACCAGCCCAAGGGCGCCCCGCGGGGAGGTGGAGGTGGCCCACCTCCCCCCCTGTCCCTGCAGATGGGCTTCGCGAGGCTCTCTCAGACCCCAGAGACCCTGCTGACACCTCCCCGCCTGTCCCCGGGGCCGCCTTAACTCTGCCCTCCCCGCAACAGCAACGTCCTCACGCGGAGGGCCAGCCTGCTCGCCGAGCTGGacgagctgcagcagcagaacgTGGAGCTGTGCCTGATGCTGGAGCAGTACAGCACCTCCGGGGTGAGAGCGCGgggtccccctgcagcccagggacgtggtgctggggggggcgggggggggggcacgcggTGCGATCCCGCAGGAGAGGGGTTTTTTAGCACGGGGACTTGTCCCCAGCTGTCCCCACGCAGAGGACGTGGAGGCAGGGACCTGGATGCCATCACCGCCGGGTTCCTCTCCCCGCAGGTGACCGGCAAGCTGCTGTCCCCACCCGTGCAGTGCCTGGatctggagctgctctgccccgGGGGAGCACGGGGAGTGCCGGGGGCTCTTCTCTGCCCCAAGCTGATGCTGCCGTGAGCCAGGGCTTCCTGGCCGGGGCTAATAAACCTCTCCCACACCTGGGCCAGGCGTGTGTGTGGACCTTCCAAGTGCTCCTCTCACCTCTGaaggtgctggggggcagcgggggtgCGTCACTGTCCCAGCCCGTCATTTCCTGCGACGGGAGCCGGGGACTGTCGGGGCAGCACAGCTGCGGGACCCCTCCAGTGGGCCTGAGCCAGGACCCTGCTCCCTGACCCCTTCCAGTCCTTCCACCTTGTGGTCCCTCGGCATCCTCCGTGGCCGgagtcctgctgcctgctcctgcacctccctggggaggtgtttgtgctgctggaaaATCCCTGCCAGAGCTTCTGAAGGCCTATAGGGTCTGTCCCTCGCAGACTCCTCCCAAACAACCCACCCCCAGTTATTTTTCCCTCATCAGTCCCAG
It encodes the following:
- the DRC1 gene encoding dynein regulatory complex protein 1 isoform X1, encoding MRRRAGAEEAPRGQAPAPAPVPHDADPDPDPDPDPDPDPGPEERIAARRRRIAARLDAKRRQALGEDEKPKEEAKEEEEERRSHKEVEESQQRLAKLLFEGTQMVTNIQVAADSRETQRRAEEAELKQQRVKKLENEAKSSASEFEKITSKWALAEDVTVPQELWQLLNQQQQQCALLLEEKNKLIGELQQELKSKDERYVQAIKKQSDDIHLLLERMEEQIRIVLKTYRHKLHHIEKAFELERRELLDSNRKKWEEAIQAHNTKELEYLHARMRKVEEFEKQLKQLRVQDEEEYNSMKVQLENDVQNLERQLQQTKAAYQLNQEKLEYNLQVLKKQDEENTITRAQQKRKINRLRSLLNNLRTKLDKQEKQFREENRSLAADCERITGQCKEVQKRMRHFAASDAEKFTEVWLMNEEEAKWLMRKALDADRIIHTQQLGLPWEEPRYRFLNNVGPLRRYKAKRMATKLAAEVLAESSCGGEEEKEEEEEKEKEEEKEEEEEKEEEEEKEKEEEKEKEEEKEKEKKEEVGSGEGGKENIAKAEEKEEVSDRERRKESTAKAGDRVTPLQNISKKTAKRILELMSDESGFLIERKLLRPLRALGKHERTLLRLDSIFSALEIDSEDDLHQLVDFFLKYKAQEAALSQGSPGGEDVTDLGEDRAGSESGAQSDELKAPQRPLGSLPSAYIRADDVLRILKAFVVQGFDKPREEDRSAEEVRQVRDSSEDGEYWEALAHVIPETTLKLWDALAAALEEYYNVLTRRASLLAELDELQQQNVELCLMLEQYSTSGVTGKLLSPPVQCLDLELLCPGGARGVPGALLCPKLMLP
- the DRC1 gene encoding dynein regulatory complex protein 1 isoform X2, which codes for MRRRAGAEEAPRGQAPAPAPVPHDADPDPDPDPDPDPDPGPEERIAARRRRIAARLDAKRRQALGEDEKPKEEAKEEEEERRSHKEVEESQQRLAKLLFEGTQMVTNIQVAADSRETQRRAEEAELKQQRVKKLENEAKSSASEFEKITSKWALAEDVTVPQELWQLLNQQQQQCALLLEEKNKLIGELQQELKSKDERYVQAIKKQSDDIHLLLERMEEQIRIVLKTYRHKLHHIEKAFELERRELLDSNRKKWEEAIQAHNTKELEYLHARMRKVEEFEKQLKQLRVQDEEEYNSMKVQLENDVQNLERQLQQTKAAYQLNQEKLEYNLQVLKKQDEENTITRAQQKRKINRLRSLLNNLRTKLDKQEKQFREENRSLAADCERITGQCKEVQKRMRHFAASDAEKFTEVWLMNEEEAKWLMRKALDADRIIHTQQLGLPWEEPRYRFLNNVGPLRRYKAKRMATKLAAEVLAESSCGGEEEKEEEEEKEKEEEKEEEEEKEEEEEKEKEEEKEKEEEKEKEKKEEVGSGEGGKENIAKAEEKEEVSDRERRKESTAKAGDRVTPLQNISKKTAKRILELMSDESGFLIERKLLRPLRALGKHERTLLRLDSIFSALEIDSEDDLHQLVDFFLKYKAQEAALSQGSPGGEDVTDLGEDRAGSESGAQSDELKAPQRPLGSLPSAYIRADDVLRILKAFVVQGFDKPREEDRSAEEVRQVRDSSEDGEYWEALAHVIPETTLKLWDALAAALEEY